One genomic window of Thioclava sp. GXIMD4216 includes the following:
- the cobA gene encoding uroporphyrinogen-III C-methyltransferase translates to MMSIPLALRDRVRWFGIGLGLVNIDAGAKSPQRLLAQRRKARGKTGHIALVGAGPGAVDLLTMRAIDRIRQADIVLYDRLISDEVLDIIPQGVETVYVGKAVGACTWPQDKIDRLIVEEARKGRRVVRLKSGDPSIFGRASEEIDAARAADIPVEIIPGITAASAAAASLTRPLTERGETDTFVLTTGTCRPGDAPSDRTRFARPGTSMAFYMAVERAAEIQRDLLKAGVPPDCAVDVVGSVSTAHERQGHMTLGRLSEDIAAQGLQSPAVILIRYPKQAKAALSRKAARKAIAG, encoded by the coding sequence ATGATGAGCATTCCGTTGGCCTTGCGTGATCGCGTTCGGTGGTTCGGCATCGGGCTTGGGTTGGTCAATATCGATGCAGGGGCCAAAAGCCCGCAGCGGCTTCTGGCGCAGCGCCGCAAGGCCCGTGGCAAGACGGGGCATATCGCTTTGGTCGGGGCCGGGCCGGGGGCGGTGGATCTGTTGACCATGCGCGCCATCGACCGTATCCGTCAGGCCGATATCGTGCTTTATGACCGGCTGATCTCTGACGAGGTGCTTGATATCATTCCGCAGGGCGTCGAAACCGTTTATGTCGGCAAAGCCGTGGGGGCCTGCACGTGGCCGCAGGACAAGATCGACCGGCTGATCGTTGAAGAGGCCCGCAAGGGGCGGCGTGTCGTGCGACTGAAATCCGGTGATCCGTCGATTTTCGGCCGGGCCAGCGAAGAGATCGATGCGGCCCGCGCCGCAGATATTCCCGTCGAGATCATACCCGGTATTACAGCCGCTTCGGCGGCTGCCGCCAGCCTGACCCGCCCGCTTACGGAACGCGGCGAGACGGATACATTCGTGCTGACCACCGGCACCTGCCGTCCGGGGGATGCGCCTTCGGACAGGACCCGTTTCGCACGGCCCGGCACGTCGATGGCCTTTTATATGGCGGTCGAACGCGCTGCCGAAATCCAGCGGGATCTGCTGAAAGCGGGCGTACCGCCCGATTGCGCGGTGGATGTCGTTGGGTCGGTGAGCACCGCCCATGAGCGCCAAGGCCATATGACGCTGGGGCGGTTGTCGGAAGACATCGCAGCGCAGGGCCTGCAAAGTCCGGCGGTGATCTTGATCCGCTATCCGAAACAGGCCAAAGCCGCGCTTTCCAGAAAAGCCGCCCGCAAAGCCATAGCCGGATAA
- the nirB gene encoding nitrite reductase large subunit NirB, whose amino-acid sequence MTKQKLVIVGNGMAPGRMLEHLFETAPDLYDVTIFNAEPRVNYDRIMLSPVLAGDKTYEDIIIHSEEWYASHGVTLHMGERIIGIDRDAKTVTSAKDRVVHYDKLVIATGSNPFIIPVPGHELEGVLAYRDLDDTQNMIAAAARGGRAVVIGGGLLGLEAAAGLKNRGMEVTVLHLMPSLMERQLDPAAGHLLQQALEARGIEVRCKSNTKRILGTDRVEGVELEDGTILDADLVVMAVGIRPNTGLAKEAGLEVNRGIVTDGQMRTSDASIYSVGECVEVGGMVYGLVAPLYDMAKIAAADLAGAPIAGFKHVDTPTKLKVTGCDLYSVGQFGEGYEEIVLRDASRGSYKRLIVQDNKIVGAVLYGDVADGGWYNEMLKAGTCIEDMRQTIIFGQAHQGGGNFDPVEAAAAMSDDAEICGCNGISKGTIVKAINEQGLTTLADVRAHTKASASCGSCSNLVACVMKSVLGEGFVQKAVEPVCSCTEHGHEIVRATIKKAGLKSIQAVYQTLEWKTSEGCAKCRPAINYYLLSEWPGEYEDDQRSRFVNERLHANIQKDGTYSVVPRMFGGMTTPDELRAIADVADKYNIPTVKVTGGQRIDLLGVKKEDLIPVWADLNKAGMVSGAAYAKGLRTVKTCVGKEWCRFGTQDSTGLGIKLEKFLWGAWSPAKLKLAVTGCPRNCAEATCKDIGVICVDSGYEIVYGGAAGLHIQGTTKLVNVATEEEVVEYTGALTQWYRETGFYLERIYKWANRLGYDHIQDVLVNDPEQRRAYYDRFVYSQKFAQIDPWAEFVAGNGAAEIEPMAEIKLEAAE is encoded by the coding sequence ATGACCAAGCAGAAACTCGTTATTGTTGGAAATGGTATGGCTCCGGGCCGGATGCTGGAGCATCTGTTCGAGACCGCGCCTGATCTTTATGATGTGACTATCTTCAACGCCGAGCCGCGCGTCAATTATGACCGCATCATGCTGTCGCCGGTTCTGGCAGGCGATAAGACCTATGAAGATATCATCATCCATTCCGAGGAGTGGTATGCCAGCCATGGTGTGACGCTGCATATGGGCGAGCGCATCATCGGCATCGACCGTGACGCGAAGACCGTGACCTCGGCCAAGGACCGTGTCGTGCATTATGACAAGCTGGTCATTGCCACTGGCTCCAACCCTTTCATCATTCCCGTTCCGGGGCATGAGTTGGAAGGCGTGCTGGCCTATCGCGACCTTGACGACACGCAGAATATGATCGCGGCGGCGGCCCGTGGTGGGCGTGCGGTGGTGATTGGCGGTGGTCTTCTGGGGCTTGAGGCAGCAGCTGGCCTGAAAAACCGCGGCATGGAGGTGACCGTTCTGCACCTGATGCCCTCGCTGATGGAGCGTCAGCTGGACCCCGCAGCCGGTCATCTGCTGCAGCAGGCTCTTGAGGCGCGCGGGATCGAGGTGCGCTGCAAGTCGAACACCAAGCGGATCCTTGGCACCGACCGTGTGGAAGGGGTCGAGCTGGAAGATGGCACCATTCTGGACGCCGATCTGGTGGTCATGGCGGTGGGTATCCGCCCCAATACCGGTCTTGCGAAAGAGGCGGGCCTTGAGGTCAATCGCGGCATCGTCACCGACGGTCAGATGCGCACCTCGGATGCCTCGATCTATTCGGTGGGCGAATGTGTCGAAGTGGGCGGTATGGTCTACGGGCTTGTCGCGCCGCTTTACGATATGGCGAAGATCGCCGCCGCTGATCTGGCTGGCGCACCGATTGCGGGCTTCAAACATGTCGATACGCCCACCAAGCTGAAGGTGACGGGCTGCGATCTGTATTCGGTCGGTCAATTCGGTGAAGGCTATGAGGAGATCGTGCTGCGTGACGCCTCGCGCGGGTCGTACAAGCGCCTGATCGTGCAGGACAATAAGATCGTCGGCGCGGTGCTTTATGGCGATGTGGCCGATGGCGGCTGGTATAACGAGATGCTCAAGGCGGGCACCTGTATCGAAGACATGCGCCAGACCATCATCTTCGGTCAGGCCCATCAGGGCGGCGGCAATTTCGATCCGGTCGAGGCAGCGGCGGCCATGTCCGATGATGCCGAGATCTGCGGCTGTAACGGGATCTCCAAGGGCACCATCGTTAAGGCCATCAACGAGCAGGGTCTGACGACGCTGGCGGATGTGCGCGCCCATACTAAAGCCTCGGCGTCCTGCGGGAGCTGTTCGAACCTTGTGGCCTGTGTGATGAAATCCGTTCTGGGCGAAGGTTTCGTACAGAAGGCGGTGGAACCCGTCTGCTCCTGTACCGAACATGGCCATGAGATCGTCCGTGCCACCATCAAGAAGGCTGGTCTGAAATCTATTCAGGCCGTCTATCAGACGCTGGAATGGAAGACCTCGGAGGGCTGCGCGAAATGCCGTCCGGCGATCAATTACTACCTGCTGTCGGAATGGCCGGGCGAATATGAGGACGACCAGCGCTCGCGTTTCGTCAACGAGCGTCTGCATGCCAATATCCAGAAAGATGGCACCTATTCGGTGGTCCCGCGGATGTTTGGCGGCATGACCACGCCCGACGAGCTGCGCGCGATTGCCGATGTCGCCGATAAATACAACATCCCCACCGTGAAGGTGACCGGCGGCCAGCGGATCGACCTCTTGGGCGTGAAGAAAGAAGACCTGATCCCCGTCTGGGCCGATCTGAACAAGGCGGGCATGGTCTCGGGTGCGGCCTATGCGAAGGGGCTGCGCACGGTAAAGACCTGTGTTGGCAAAGAGTGGTGCCGCTTTGGCACGCAAGACAGCACGGGGCTGGGGATCAAGCTTGAAAAGTTCCTCTGGGGGGCATGGTCTCCGGCCAAGCTGAAACTGGCGGTCACCGGCTGCCCGCGCAACTGCGCCGAGGCCACCTGTAAGGATATCGGCGTCATCTGCGTCGATAGCGGCTACGAGATCGTCTATGGCGGCGCGGCGGGTCTGCATATCCAAGGCACCACGAAGCTAGTGAATGTGGCCACCGAAGAAGAGGTTGTCGAATATACCGGCGCGCTGACGCAATGGTATCGCGAGACGGGCTTCTATCTGGAACGCATCTACAAATGGGCCAACCGTCTTGGCTATGACCATATCCAGGACGTGCTAGTGAACGACCCCGAACAGCGCCGCGCCTATTACGACCGCTTCGTCTATTCCCAGAAATTCGCGCAGATCGATCCTTGGGCCGAATTCGTCGCCGGTAACGGTGCGGCCGAAATTGAACCGATGGCAGAAATCAAACTGGAGGCCGCAGAATGA
- the nirD gene encoding nitrite reductase small subunit NirD, protein MNATATSLHWVAIGPLTAIPRLGARCVIKGDTSIAVFRTSDDRLFALEDRCPNDNGPLSQGIVHDGLVTCPICNWVISLETGAAQGADKGQTQTFPVKLDGDTVYLGV, encoded by the coding sequence ATGAACGCCACCGCAACCAGCCTGCATTGGGTGGCCATCGGCCCCCTGACCGCAATCCCCCGCCTTGGCGCGCGCTGCGTTATCAAGGGCGATACCAGCATTGCCGTCTTTCGTACCAGCGACGACCGGCTCTTCGCGCTGGAAGACCGCTGCCCGAATGATAACGGGCCGCTGAGCCAAGGGATCGTGCATGACGGCCTTGTCACATGCCCGATCTGCAACTGGGTGATCTCGCTTGAAACCGGCGCCGCTCAGGGTGCCGATAAGGGCCAGACCCAGACATTCCCCGTCAAGCTGGACGGCGACACCGTCTATCTAGGCGTCTGA
- a CDS encoding formate/nitrite transporter family protein codes for MSYIQPKEFAAKMVDAGEGKIFMSTKDTLIRAYMAGAILALAAAFAVTIAVQTGNFLVASLLFPVGFCMLYLLGFDLLTGVFTLAPLAVVAKRPGCTWGGVLRNWGLVALGNFGGAMTVAVFMAIIFTMGFSTEPNAVGQKIGKIGEARTLGYAAAGASGMLTVFIRAVMCNWMVSTGVVAAMMSNSVSGKIMAMWMPILVFFYLGFEHSIVNMFLFPSGIMLGGQFTWSDYLLFNEIPVVLGNLVGGLTFVGGMIYMTHFKESPKRNAQISRNNDASGVAAE; via the coding sequence ATGTCGTATATCCAACCCAAGGAATTCGCGGCCAAGATGGTCGATGCCGGTGAAGGCAAGATCTTCATGTCCACCAAAGACACGCTGATCCGTGCCTATATGGCGGGGGCCATTCTGGCGCTGGCGGCGGCTTTTGCGGTCACCATCGCGGTGCAGACTGGCAACTTCCTTGTCGCTTCGCTGCTGTTCCCCGTGGGCTTCTGCATGCTCTACCTGCTGGGCTTTGACCTCTTGACCGGCGTGTTCACCCTTGCTCCGCTGGCCGTGGTTGCCAAACGTCCGGGCTGTACCTGGGGCGGCGTGCTGCGCAACTGGGGGCTGGTGGCCTTGGGCAACTTCGGTGGCGCGATGACCGTGGCCGTGTTCATGGCGATCATCTTCACGATGGGCTTCTCGACCGAACCCAACGCCGTGGGCCAGAAGATCGGTAAGATCGGTGAGGCACGGACGCTGGGTTATGCCGCAGCAGGTGCCTCGGGCATGCTGACCGTCTTCATCCGCGCCGTGATGTGCAACTGGATGGTCTCGACCGGCGTGGTCGCCGCGATGATGTCGAACTCGGTCTCGGGTAAGATCATGGCGATGTGGATGCCGATCCTCGTGTTCTTCTACCTCGGTTTCGAGCACTCGATCGTCAACATGTTCCTGTTCCCCTCGGGCATCATGCTGGGTGGCCAGTTCACCTGGTCCGACTACCTGCTGTTCAACGAAATTCCCGTTGTTCTGGGCAACCTCGTTGGCGGTCTGACCTTCGTGGGCGGCATGATCTACATGACCCACTTCAAGGAATCCCCCAAGCGTAATGCGCAGATCTCGCGCAATAACGACGCAAGCGGCGTGGCCGCAGAGTAA
- a CDS encoding bifunctional protein-serine/threonine kinase/phosphatase: MKPMRSSLRVSLGQLSVAGVKPENQDRSGAMLTDSAGHGISLVLADGISTSDFGAEAAEFAVTSFLNDYYATPVSWPVKTAAMGVVSAINAALWAANEALTDIEKGHVATMAALVVKDQTAHCLHLGDSRISLWRGGHLQALTEDHRTGTTLEAALGIGPQPEVTYRSLLLEEGDILMLSTDGLHEHLSPEALRMAFLLPDPQEAAQMLVDQALLAGSADNLSVQILRLDQLPGADAPLPQDLILPALPRAGEMLDGFRIIRQIQSTARSHIYMAEAPDGLHVALKIPTAEMAEDPTFRAGFLAEEWAARRVRSDHVLRVPEAGPRSYLFAVSEWIEGQSLRQWMTDHPQPELPQLRAILGQIIQGLRALHRRNMIHQDLRPENIMIDRQGTVKIIDLGSVAVTGVERTTAGGFGAQAGTYQYTAPEYLSGDQVSWRSDQYALAVITYEMLTGRLPYGAKVARIRSRKDQAALRYASARDDLSGVPDWMDQALKRACHPDPSRRYDALSEFLADMTRPNPEWQSGHHRPLVERNPVLLWQSLCAVLAALCLYLAVS, translated from the coding sequence ATGAAGCCAATGCGCAGTAGCCTTCGGGTCTCTCTTGGTCAGCTGTCGGTTGCGGGGGTGAAACCCGAAAATCAGGACCGCTCGGGGGCGATGCTGACCGATAGCGCGGGGCATGGGATCAGCCTTGTGCTGGCCGACGGGATCTCCACCTCGGACTTCGGAGCGGAGGCGGCGGAATTCGCGGTGACCTCCTTTCTCAACGATTACTACGCAACGCCTGTCTCTTGGCCTGTGAAGACAGCCGCCATGGGGGTGGTCTCTGCGATCAACGCAGCGCTTTGGGCCGCGAATGAGGCGCTGACCGATATCGAAAAGGGCCATGTGGCGACGATGGCGGCGCTTGTGGTGAAGGATCAGACCGCCCATTGCCTGCATCTCGGGGATAGCCGGATCAGCCTGTGGCGCGGGGGGCATTTGCAGGCGCTGACCGAAGATCACCGCACGGGCACCACGCTGGAGGCCGCTTTGGGGATCGGCCCCCAGCCCGAGGTAACCTATCGCAGCCTGCTCCTCGAAGAGGGCGATATCCTGATGCTCTCGACCGATGGCCTGCACGAGCATCTGTCGCCCGAGGCGCTGCGCATGGCCTTTCTTCTGCCTGACCCTCAGGAGGCCGCGCAGATGCTGGTGGATCAGGCGCTTCTGGCGGGCAGTGCCGATAATCTCAGCGTGCAGATCTTGCGGCTGGATCAGCTGCCCGGGGCCGATGCGCCCTTGCCGCAGGATCTTATCCTGCCTGCGCTGCCGCGCGCGGGCGAGATGCTGGACGGGTTTCGCATCATCCGCCAGATCCAGTCGACCGCCCGCAGCCATATCTATATGGCCGAAGCCCCCGATGGTCTGCACGTCGCGCTGAAGATCCCCACTGCCGAGATGGCCGAGGATCCGACCTTCCGCGCGGGTTTTCTGGCCGAGGAATGGGCCGCGCGCAGGGTCCGCTCGGACCACGTGCTGCGGGTGCCCGAGGCGGGGCCGCGCAGCTATCTGTTTGCCGTGTCGGAATGGATCGAGGGCCAGAGCCTGCGTCAATGGATGACCGACCATCCGCAGCCCGAATTGCCGCAGCTGCGTGCCATATTGGGCCAGATCATTCAGGGTCTGCGCGCGCTGCATCGGCGCAATATGATCCATCAGGACCTGCGCCCCGAGAATATCATGATCGACCGTCAGGGTACGGTGAAGATTATCGACCTTGGCTCGGTTGCGGTGACGGGCGTTGAACGCACGACCGCGGGTGGCTTTGGCGCTCAGGCGGGGACCTATCAATATACCGCGCCGGAATATCTGTCGGGCGATCAGGTCAGCTGGCGGTCGGATCAATATGCGCTGGCGGTGATCACCTATGAGATGCTGACGGGCCGTCTGCCCTATGGTGCCAAGGTCGCGCGCATCCGCTCGCGCAAGGATCAGGCAGCCCTTCGCTATGCCTCGGCCCGCGATGACCTAAGCGGCGTGCCCGACTGGATGGATCAGGCGCTGAAACGGGCCTGCCATCCCGATCCCAGCCGCCGCTATGATGCGCTGTCGGAGTTTCTGGCCGATATGACACGCCCCAATCCAGAGTGGCAATCAGGCCACCACCGCCCGCTGGTCGAGCGTAATCCGGTTTTACTCTGGCAAAGCCTCTGTGCCGTTCTGGCGGCGCTTTGCCTTTATCTTGCTGTCAGTTGA
- the cynS gene encoding cyanase yields MKDLLTESLTKEDVTALILQAKKRKSLTWEGIAEGIGMSPVWTHSAAMGMNAFPEAKARAVIDLLDLPEEALEALTESPTKIWDQTVPTDPCIYRFYEIVGVYGPTLKALIHEKFGDGIMSAIDFDMKVEKVPHEKGDRVKVEMSGKYLQYNCW; encoded by the coding sequence ATGAAAGACCTTCTGACCGAAAGCCTGACCAAAGAAGACGTCACCGCCTTGATCCTACAGGCGAAAAAGCGCAAGTCCCTGACGTGGGAAGGCATTGCCGAGGGCATCGGCATGTCGCCCGTCTGGACCCATTCGGCAGCGATGGGAATGAATGCTTTCCCCGAGGCCAAGGCCCGCGCGGTGATTGACCTGCTGGATCTTCCCGAAGAGGCGCTGGAGGCGCTGACCGAAAGCCCGACCAAGATCTGGGATCAGACCGTGCCGACCGACCCCTGCATCTACCGCTTTTACGAGATCGTCGGCGTCTATGGTCCGACGCTGAAGGCGCTGATCCATGAGAAATTCGGCGATGGCATCATGTCGGCCATCGATTTCGACATGAAGGTCGAGAAGGTGCCGCATGAAAAAGGCGACCGCGTGAAGGTCGAGATGTCGGGCAAATACCTGCAATATAACTGCTGGTAA
- a CDS encoding ABC transporter substrate-binding protein, giving the protein MTLTLKAGFLPLTDAAPLIVAREMGFAAEEDLELDLVKLPSWSVMRDYLMLGMIDAAHLLSPVPVAKALGLSGPEGRIDAIAAMNTGGNVIGVSAAIAEEMRAAGHRFDFADARAAGEALLALGRPLRVGVPFPFSMHAELLYYWLERCGLSDPAMLAVNTVPPPLMADALAAGEIDAFCVGEPWGSLSVENGVGTLLLPTSAIRRSAIEKVLAVRGGWADDNSDLAGRLLRALWRAGTWLDRPLKRATAAEIMSRPEYLDLPVNLIERGLNGSFVISEMGEVRQDPHFLTFQEGAVGFPWRSQASWIAMRIAKRLGLEEASAIKTGKSCFRTDIYRKHLRELGADLPGASEKLEGAISQPTAVPSERGRVILSPDHFFDGQVFDPES; this is encoded by the coding sequence ATGACTTTGACACTCAAGGCAGGTTTTCTACCGCTAACCGATGCCGCCCCGCTGATTGTTGCCCGCGAGATGGGCTTTGCCGCCGAGGAAGATCTGGAACTCGATCTGGTCAAACTGCCCTCTTGGTCGGTGATGCGCGATTACCTGATGCTGGGGATGATCGATGCGGCCCATCTTCTGTCGCCGGTACCGGTCGCCAAGGCGCTGGGGCTGTCGGGCCCCGAGGGCCGAATCGATGCGATTGCGGCGATGAATACGGGCGGCAATGTGATCGGCGTCAGTGCCGCGATTGCCGAAGAGATGCGCGCCGCTGGGCACCGTTTCGATTTTGCCGATGCGCGAGCGGCGGGCGAGGCTCTGCTGGCGCTGGGGCGGCCTTTGCGGGTGGGCGTGCCCTTCCCCTTCTCGATGCATGCCGAGCTGCTGTATTACTGGCTTGAACGCTGCGGGCTAAGCGATCCGGCGATGCTGGCGGTCAATACGGTGCCGCCGCCGCTGATGGCCGATGCGTTGGCCGCAGGCGAGATTGACGCTTTCTGCGTGGGCGAGCCTTGGGGGTCGCTTTCGGTCGAAAATGGCGTAGGAACGCTTTTGCTGCCCACAAGCGCGATTAGGCGTTCGGCAATCGAAAAGGTGCTGGCGGTGCGCGGCGGCTGGGCCGATGATAATAGCGATCTGGCGGGGCGGCTGTTACGGGCCCTTTGGCGGGCGGGCACTTGGCTGGACCGTCCACTCAAACGCGCCACAGCCGCCGAGATCATGTCCCGCCCCGAATATCTGGACCTGCCCGTCAATCTGATCGAGCGCGGGCTGAATGGCAGTTTCGTAATTTCTGAAATGGGTGAAGTCCGGCAGGATCCGCATTTCCTGACCTTTCAGGAAGGTGCTGTGGGCTTTCCATGGCGGTCTCAGGCAAGCTGGATCGCCATGCGCATCGCCAAACGTCTTGGGCTGGAAGAGGCGAGCGCCATCAAGACCGGCAAAAGCTGCTTCCGCACCGATATCTACCGCAAGCATCTGCGCGAGCTTGGTGCTGATCTTCCCGGAGCTTCAGAAAAGCTTGAAGGTGCCATTTCGCAGCCCACGGCGGTGCCTTCGGAACGCGGCCGCGTGATCCTGTCACCCGATCATTTCTTTGACGGGCAGGTCTTTGATCCCGAAAGTTAA
- a CDS encoding ANTAR domain-containing protein codes for MKDELSILLVESDRDRAMQIVDLLSQDQSVKIAVISESAGLARHIAERNPDVVLINLASPSRDILEDLAATSGPLERPVAIFVDKSDDSLTRAAIEAGVSAYVVDGLQAHRVRPVLDAAITRFNMFNRMRRELETTKRALEERKLIDRAKGILMKARGLSEDEAYALLRKTAMDRGRKVSEVAEALVTTAGLLA; via the coding sequence ATGAAAGACGAACTCTCCATCCTGCTGGTCGAATCCGACCGTGATCGCGCGATGCAAATCGTGGATCTTCTGTCGCAAGACCAAAGCGTAAAAATTGCCGTTATCTCCGAATCTGCGGGGCTGGCGCGTCATATTGCCGAGCGCAATCCCGATGTGGTGCTGATCAATCTGGCCAGCCCCTCGCGCGATATTCTCGAAGACCTTGCGGCGACCTCCGGCCCGCTGGAGCGTCCGGTGGCGATTTTCGTCGATAAATCCGATGACAGCCTGACACGGGCGGCGATCGAGGCGGGCGTTTCCGCCTATGTCGTGGACGGTCTGCAGGCCCATCGGGTGCGCCCTGTTCTGGATGCGGCGATCACGCGGTTCAATATGTTCAACCGTATGCGGCGCGAATTGGAAACCACCAAGCGCGCTCTGGAAGAGCGCAAGCTGATCGACCGCGCCAAGGGGATCCTGATGAAAGCACGCGGCCTGTCCGAAGACGAGGCCTATGCCCTTCTGCGCAAGACGGCGATGGACCGGGGCCGCAAGGTCTCTGAGGTCGCCGAGGCTCTGGTGACGACGGCAGGGCTTTTGGCATGA